One segment of Ipomoea triloba cultivar NCNSP0323 chromosome 12, ASM357664v1 DNA contains the following:
- the LOC115998711 gene encoding glutaredoxin-C6, translated as MASAKAKETVASNPVVVFSKSYCPFCVDVKKLLTQLGASFKAIELDIESDGSEIQSALAEWTGQRTVPNVFIGGKHIGGCDKTNAVHQEGKLVPLLTEAGALSKAS; from the exons ATGGCTTCCGCCAAGGCCAAGGAAACCGTTGCTTCCAATCCCGTCGTCGTCTTCAG CAAAAGCTACTGTCCGTTCTGCGTGGATGTGAAAAAGTTGTTGACTCAGCTTGGTGCTTCCTTCAAGGCTATTGAGTTGGATATTGAAA GTGATGGAAGCGAGATACAATCTGCACTGGCTGAGTGGACTGGACAACGGACTGTGCCGAATGTCTTTATTGGTGGCAAGCACATTGGTGGCTGTGATA AAACAAATGCCGTGCACCAGGAAGGAAAGCTTGTTCCATTGCTAACTGAAGCTGGAGCACTTTCTAAAGCTTCTTAG